A genome region from Leptospira congkakensis includes the following:
- a CDS encoding VOC family protein, translating to MYPRINLITLGVSDLQRSIDFYEKGLGWKRSEESNDSVAFFQIGALVFGLFGEEALAEDIGIPFQKRQKFSGITLAQNQISEAEVDAVIEKVRALGAEILKEPTKVFWGGYSAYFKDFDGHIFEVAYNPFFPLNENGEIVLSK from the coding sequence ATGTATCCACGAATCAATTTAATCACCTTAGGTGTTTCCGATTTACAACGTTCAATCGACTTCTATGAAAAGGGACTCGGCTGGAAACGTTCAGAAGAAAGTAATGATAGTGTTGCTTTTTTTCAAATTGGTGCACTCGTTTTTGGTTTGTTTGGTGAAGAGGCTTTGGCGGAAGATATCGGTATTCCTTTTCAAAAACGCCAAAAGTTTTCTGGAATTACACTCGCTCAAAACCAAATAAGTGAGGCTGAAGTTGACGCAGTAATTGAGAAAGTACGTGCGTTAGGTGCAGAAATACTCAAAGAACCTACAAAAGTTTTTTGGGGTGGATACAGTGCTTATTTTAAGGATTTCGATGGCCATATTTTTGAAGTGGCATACAATCCATTTTTTCCATTGAATGAGAATGGAGAAATTGTTCTAAGTAAATAG
- the ccrA gene encoding crotonyl-CoA carboxylase/reductase yields MSNVEIVPVGELPPIGVVPKKMHAQVIRPERYGEPKTSFQSEVIDVPEIGPNEVLVATMAAGVNYNNVWAALGYPVDVIAARNKKGEPEKFHIGGSDASGIVYKVGAEVKNVKVGDEVVVHCAMWDPKDPWVLSGKDPMYAPSQIIWGYESNWGSFAQFCKVQDHQCLPRPQHLTWEASAAYMLVAATAYRMLHHWKPNDVKPGDVALIWGGAGGLGAMAIQIVKAAGGVPIAVVSSDDKIDFCKNLGAAGVINRNKFKHWGGLTSDINKPEAFVEWTKQAREFGKAIWDIAGKGKNPQIVFEHPGETTLPTSVFVCETGGMVVICAGTTGFNATADLRYLWMRQKRLQGSHFANDDNCRDLNQLVIDKKVDPVLAETYSFEQTGECHQLMRENKHPSGNMSILVGAKTTGLGKK; encoded by the coding sequence ATGAGCAACGTAGAAATCGTACCAGTAGGGGAACTCCCTCCTATTGGAGTTGTGCCCAAAAAAATGCACGCGCAGGTCATTCGCCCGGAACGTTACGGCGAACCGAAAACTTCTTTCCAATCAGAAGTCATTGATGTTCCGGAGATCGGTCCGAACGAAGTTCTCGTAGCCACTATGGCTGCTGGAGTCAACTATAACAACGTTTGGGCAGCCCTTGGATATCCAGTTGATGTGATCGCAGCTCGTAATAAAAAAGGCGAACCAGAAAAATTCCACATTGGTGGATCTGATGCTTCCGGTATTGTTTACAAAGTCGGAGCTGAAGTTAAAAATGTGAAAGTGGGTGACGAAGTTGTTGTCCATTGTGCGATGTGGGATCCAAAAGATCCGTGGGTTCTTTCTGGAAAAGATCCAATGTATGCACCTTCTCAAATCATTTGGGGATATGAATCCAATTGGGGTTCCTTTGCACAATTCTGCAAAGTTCAAGACCATCAGTGTCTTCCTCGTCCACAACACCTAACATGGGAAGCATCCGCTGCTTATATGTTAGTTGCTGCAACCGCATACAGAATGTTACACCACTGGAAACCAAACGATGTAAAACCAGGTGATGTTGCTTTGATTTGGGGTGGAGCCGGTGGACTTGGTGCTATGGCGATCCAAATTGTAAAAGCAGCTGGTGGGGTTCCAATCGCAGTTGTTTCTTCTGATGACAAAATTGATTTTTGTAAAAACTTAGGTGCTGCTGGCGTGATCAACCGTAACAAGTTTAAACATTGGGGTGGACTCACTTCTGATATCAACAAACCAGAAGCTTTTGTTGAGTGGACCAAACAAGCTCGTGAATTTGGAAAAGCGATTTGGGACATTGCTGGTAAAGGTAAAAACCCTCAAATCGTATTTGAACATCCAGGTGAGACTACACTTCCTACTTCCGTATTTGTTTGTGAAACAGGTGGTATGGTTGTGATTTGTGCAGGAACTACTGGTTTCAATGCAACAGCTGACTTACGTTATCTGTGGATGAGACAAAAACGTCTGCAAGGTTCTCACTTCGCAAACGACGACAACTGTCGTGACCTGAACCAACTCGTGATCGATAAAAAAGTGGATCCAGTTTTGGCAGAAACATACAGTTTCGAACAAACTGGTGAGTGCCACCAATTGATGCGCGAAAACAAACACCCATCAGGAAACATGTCAATCCTCGTTGGTGCAAAAACTACAGGTCTTGGAAAGAAGTAA
- a CDS encoding LIC11086 family outer membrane transporter produces MKQSFLVFIFFLFSFSSIHSHHTGSSDSPNATARFVDPFTGKREKPTNYLVMTQDYYQSTRENSHLFTTTAFAEMNFFDGRFALNASVPWNYYQQRGREDAARIGKTYLGFKYQPFFDLDKPYFFVIEGSVGFPSGPDTDRFTGGNYYTGSGFIKLGYLYEKWSFVTKIGGLNPLSRPQPNNLQDNDGIPYYARKPSASPPEPEYEFKKTTLISAYVTYYLMPEISLFTGLLYRNPYNGVDYSKEKDKANPSYFTEASTGFSWNFSEKYNMSVAYRYPLQRDREYRLYQSAWTFAFSMEWGSD; encoded by the coding sequence ATGAAACAAAGTTTTTTAGTATTTATATTTTTTCTGTTTTCCTTTTCTTCAATTCATTCGCATCACACTGGTTCGTCGGATAGTCCGAATGCAACTGCAAGATTTGTGGATCCATTTACCGGAAAGAGGGAAAAACCAACCAATTATCTGGTAATGACTCAGGATTATTACCAATCCACACGTGAGAACAGTCACCTTTTCACAACCACTGCCTTTGCGGAGATGAATTTTTTTGATGGAAGGTTTGCGCTCAATGCTTCTGTTCCTTGGAACTATTACCAACAACGAGGGAGAGAGGATGCGGCAAGAATTGGAAAAACTTATCTTGGTTTTAAATACCAACCATTCTTTGATTTGGACAAACCGTACTTTTTTGTGATTGAAGGTTCGGTTGGATTTCCTAGTGGACCTGATACCGATCGGTTTACTGGTGGAAATTATTATACAGGTTCTGGATTTATCAAACTAGGATATTTGTATGAGAAGTGGTCCTTTGTGACGAAGATCGGTGGATTAAATCCTCTTTCTCGTCCACAACCAAACAACTTACAAGACAATGATGGGATTCCTTATTATGCTCGTAAACCTTCTGCTTCTCCACCGGAACCAGAATATGAATTCAAAAAAACCACTCTCATTTCTGCTTATGTGACGTATTATTTGATGCCAGAGATTTCCCTTTTTACAGGACTCTTGTATCGTAATCCGTACAATGGTGTGGACTATTCCAAAGAAAAAGACAAAGCAAATCCTTCTTATTTTACGGAAGCAAGCACTGGATTTTCTTGGAATTTTTCTGAAAAATACAATATGAGTGTGGCTTATCGTTATCCATTACAAAGGGATCGTGAGTATCGACTCTATCAATCTGCCTGGACATTTGCCTTCTCTATGGAGTGGGGAAGCGATTGA
- a CDS encoding MbnH family di-heme enzyme, producing MNRIYIFLLFVFQFHCAFLLDGLNPDKNDNNKNLLLLLFVSPAGYNWNLPPGFPTPIVPSVNPMSEAKVELGKFLFYDRALSRDQSMSCSSCHIQEFAFADAKDFPAGITGEIHPRNSQHLSNVAYHTRLTWSNPLMTNLEIQSRVPMFGATPVELGLQNNDFVNRLNANPIYPPMFQRAFGEASANEQNVRFALASFQRTMISGNSKFDQYNFRNNRAALNASEVLGMNLFNGEKAECFHCHGGFNFTDTAFHGNSGSQEFFYHSNGLHSDTYYAPLSNDKKGLFDVTGNTADIGKFRAPSLRNIGVTYPYMHDGTFMCDNAENPNITIGKTKRDCAKNALTKVIQHYESGGQTPSAKDPNLIRVFVLTATERENMVNFLLALTDEEFLTNPKFASPF from the coding sequence ATGAATCGAATTTATATATTTTTACTTTTTGTTTTTCAATTCCATTGCGCATTCTTACTGGATGGATTGAATCCTGATAAAAATGACAACAATAAGAATCTATTGCTCTTATTGTTTGTCTCTCCCGCTGGCTATAATTGGAATTTACCTCCAGGATTTCCAACACCTATTGTTCCCAGCGTCAATCCAATGAGTGAAGCGAAGGTGGAACTTGGTAAGTTTTTGTTTTATGACCGCGCTCTTTCTCGAGATCAATCCATGTCTTGTTCGAGTTGCCATATTCAAGAATTTGCATTTGCTGATGCAAAGGATTTTCCGGCTGGGATCACAGGGGAAATTCATCCAAGAAATTCCCAGCATCTTTCCAATGTGGCTTACCACACTCGTCTGACATGGAGTAATCCTTTGATGACTAATTTGGAAATACAATCTCGAGTGCCAATGTTCGGTGCAACACCAGTGGAACTTGGATTACAGAATAATGATTTTGTGAATCGATTGAATGCAAATCCGATTTATCCTCCTATGTTTCAACGTGCTTTTGGTGAGGCATCAGCAAACGAACAAAATGTACGATTTGCTCTAGCAAGTTTTCAGAGGACAATGATTTCTGGAAATTCAAAGTTTGATCAATATAATTTTCGAAATAATCGAGCTGCTCTCAATGCATCGGAAGTTCTTGGTATGAACTTATTTAACGGGGAAAAGGCTGAATGTTTTCATTGCCATGGTGGGTTTAATTTCACTGATACCGCTTTTCATGGAAATTCCGGTTCTCAAGAATTCTTCTATCATAGTAATGGCCTCCACTCGGATACATACTATGCTCCTCTTTCGAATGATAAAAAAGGATTATTCGATGTTACGGGGAATACGGCAGATATTGGAAAGTTTCGAGCACCTTCTTTGCGAAACATAGGTGTTACTTATCCTTATATGCATGATGGAACTTTTATGTGTGACAATGCAGAAAATCCAAATATCACTATTGGCAAAACAAAGAGAGATTGTGCAAAAAATGCATTAACGAAAGTTATACAACACTACGAATCAGGTGGACAAACTCCTAGTGCAAAGGATCCGAATCTGATTCGTGTTTTTGTGCTTACCGCTACGGAAAGAGAAAACATGGTTAACTTTCTATTGGCCCTAACGGATGAAGAGTTTTTAACCAATCCTAAGTTTGCGAGTCCCTTTTGA
- a CDS encoding MbnP family copper-binding protein, which yields MNSYKLIVLILFAFLSVFGCEILTGKKEENTNLLAGLVVLSSLNTEIPFEIVAAGKPGVKCGAEVSSVAGVSVSGSDGLYIKDARFYVHDVKYVLSDGTTVDATLVPDGKWQTSSVVLLDFEDGTSDCSAEGTAETNKIIRTTRAPGNVIGLEFKVGVPYSLNHMTETTVSAPFNVTKMQWSWLSGFIFMKFDWKTTDSGSTVASTFHLGSASCTGTAPAVTCSLPNRSTIRVTSAQGGGWIPSANPVYFDVQKLLDTTNTKSAAIGMCMPGNANAECAKVMTRTGLISASGASSGTHAAFYLKP from the coding sequence ATGAATTCATATAAATTGATAGTTTTGATTCTCTTCGCATTCCTTTCGGTTTTTGGATGTGAGATTTTGACTGGGAAAAAGGAAGAAAATACCAACTTACTCGCCGGGTTGGTTGTGTTAAGTTCTCTAAATACAGAAATTCCTTTTGAAATCGTCGCAGCAGGTAAACCTGGGGTGAAGTGTGGGGCAGAAGTTAGTTCTGTCGCAGGTGTTAGTGTTTCTGGGAGTGATGGTCTATATATTAAAGATGCAAGATTTTACGTCCATGATGTAAAATATGTACTAAGTGATGGCACTACTGTCGATGCAACTTTAGTTCCCGATGGGAAATGGCAAACTTCTTCTGTGGTCTTACTTGACTTCGAAGATGGAACAAGTGACTGTTCGGCGGAAGGCACGGCAGAAACAAATAAAATCATCCGCACAACAAGAGCTCCTGGAAATGTAATAGGACTCGAGTTTAAGGTTGGAGTTCCCTATAGTTTAAACCATATGACGGAAACAACTGTATCGGCTCCGTTCAATGTAACGAAGATGCAGTGGAGTTGGCTCAGTGGGTTTATCTTCATGAAATTTGATTGGAAGACAACAGATTCTGGTTCTACGGTAGCATCTACATTCCATTTAGGGAGTGCCAGTTGTACGGGAACTGCTCCTGCGGTTACCTGCTCACTTCCCAATAGGTCTACAATTCGCGTGACTTCCGCCCAAGGGGGAGGTTGGATTCCGTCAGCAAATCCAGTTTATTTCGACGTCCAAAAATTGTTAGATACCACCAACACCAAATCTGCTGCGATTGGAATGTGTATGCCTGGAAATGCCAATGCAGAGTGTGCTAAGGTTATGACTCGGACTGGACTTATTTCTGCATCGGGTGCGAGTTCTGGAACTCACGCTGCTTTCTATTTAAAACCGTAA
- a CDS encoding LIC_11090 family protein produces the protein MGWMLCKRWIAGSLALFLCTQFLFLGSGLLGYCVESASKICQCNHGSKKEKHGNAEDKLFSDDRVTSISLTHSHEHQKGSEETLKPSCHDAKSGEAHLCSCKKQKKDALTLRSHHQTMDKPSLTFGLETPSVFSYTINEPASTLLDGRVPSLLRPPRI, from the coding sequence ATGGGGTGGATGCTCTGCAAACGGTGGATTGCCGGTAGTCTGGCCTTGTTCCTTTGCACCCAATTCTTATTTTTAGGGAGTGGGTTACTGGGGTATTGTGTCGAATCCGCATCAAAAATCTGCCAATGCAACCATGGATCCAAGAAGGAAAAACATGGGAATGCAGAAGATAAACTTTTTTCTGACGATCGTGTAACATCCATTTCTTTAACTCATTCTCATGAACACCAAAAGGGCTCCGAAGAGACACTCAAACCGAGTTGCCATGATGCAAAATCTGGTGAGGCACATCTTTGTTCTTGCAAAAAACAAAAAAAAGATGCCCTTACTTTACGTTCACACCACCAAACCATGGATAAACCAAGTTTAACATTTGGTTTAGAGACACCTTCTGTTTTTTCTTATACAATTAATGAACCCGCATCAACTCTTCTCGATGGAAGGGTTCCTTCTCTATTACGTCCACCTCGTATCTAA
- a CDS encoding LB_289 family protein produces MKRTELERRERELRKAEKKKIQPGEKEAMSVGDYIDSLFGMFRYDSDEIFNASDDENILELLENMKMEHPEKQWDVIIRKAVNKTKVEQKEKAYDSLRILAGIPAVTA; encoded by the coding sequence ATGAAACGCACGGAACTAGAACGCAGGGAAAGAGAACTGCGAAAAGCAGAAAAGAAAAAAATCCAACCTGGCGAAAAAGAAGCCATGAGCGTAGGTGATTATATCGACTCCCTTTTTGGAATGTTTCGTTATGATTCGGATGAAATTTTCAATGCATCCGATGATGAAAACATTCTAGAACTTCTGGAAAACATGAAAATGGAACACCCAGAAAAACAATGGGACGTGATCATCCGCAAGGCTGTGAACAAAACAAAAGTAGAACAAAAAGAAAAGGCTTACGACTCCCTTCGCATCCTAGCAGGAATTCCTGCAGTCACAGCTTAA
- a CDS encoding 7TM diverse intracellular signaling domain-containing protein: MKQTFTFILLCLFYTNLSADPKTCPQISPVPFSSTKGNPYDLSDHLVYFTQNTSIHSVSEVSNLFQTLPLQNSKGVIPNFGNTDKQYWFCFVIHNDENDYKRVVTYIKYPLLDDVKFFALRESGEVTKNQQGRLFPFGYRDRDYRGFSFVNDLLPSETVTFFIGVKTDSSMSVPLMIAEEKKFNSFASLDTLLQGIYFGIVGVMTIYNLFVYFMVRDKAYIFYVLYLFISTILFQLSLQGLLPVLFFPNSPEFVYDTHNLLYILFLLTCFPLSITFMNLKTNAPLIRKWYLGLMILPLVCLCLLPFLPYRLMNQTGDIFSFLLAFFALFVSYYVAFIKKFPPARFYFYGYLMVIVGGLATVLKYMGIFPVNTFTENSFQVGMAIEVLLMAFGLGDRISVVRKEKDKIQLKAEINKQKLIAYGKELKLAQKLQESTLPQILPKFPGLVIKTGYFPASLVGGDFYDLTVFGKHQICCLIADVTGHGVPAAIEAAMLKIAYMQTLAFANKPGKVLESINVSLVGNYKNQFLTASALFIDLDLKLLKVSNAGHPALYKFNESSTSIEVIRPKGKLIGFSKDVQYPEETHKLTTGDKILLFTDGIWDLWENGDSGEEELLRWLLVRKAESVESLYGGIDEHIRLRNKEGPADDDITFILFEIT, translated from the coding sequence ATGAAACAGACATTCACCTTCATTCTGTTATGTCTCTTCTATACGAACCTATCCGCTGACCCAAAAACTTGTCCTCAAATAAGTCCGGTTCCTTTTTCTTCCACCAAGGGCAATCCTTATGATCTTTCTGATCATTTAGTTTATTTCACACAGAACACTTCCATCCATTCTGTTAGCGAAGTTTCGAACTTATTTCAGACTTTACCTTTGCAAAATTCTAAAGGGGTGATCCCGAATTTTGGAAACACAGACAAACAGTATTGGTTTTGTTTTGTCATTCACAATGATGAAAATGATTACAAACGAGTCGTCACCTATATCAAATACCCACTATTAGATGATGTTAAATTTTTCGCATTACGAGAATCAGGCGAAGTTACAAAAAACCAACAAGGAAGGTTATTTCCTTTTGGGTATAGAGATAGGGATTACCGAGGTTTTAGTTTTGTTAACGATTTGTTACCTAGTGAAACAGTAACTTTTTTTATCGGTGTAAAAACAGATAGTTCGATGTCCGTTCCTCTTATGATTGCTGAGGAAAAAAAATTCAACAGTTTTGCTTCTTTAGATACCTTACTGCAAGGAATTTATTTCGGAATCGTTGGTGTTATGACCATATACAATCTATTTGTATATTTTATGGTTCGCGATAAAGCATATATCTTTTATGTATTGTATTTGTTTATTTCGACAATCTTATTTCAACTTTCTTTACAAGGATTGTTGCCTGTTTTATTTTTCCCAAATTCTCCTGAATTTGTATATGATACACACAACCTTTTATACATTTTATTTTTACTCACCTGTTTTCCTCTAAGTATCACTTTTATGAACTTAAAAACCAATGCTCCACTCATTCGCAAATGGTATTTGGGGTTAATGATCCTTCCTCTTGTTTGTTTATGCCTTTTGCCTTTTTTACCTTACCGACTTATGAACCAAACAGGAGATATTTTTTCTTTTTTACTCGCATTCTTTGCTTTATTTGTTTCTTATTACGTTGCTTTTATCAAAAAATTTCCACCGGCTAGATTTTATTTTTATGGATACTTGATGGTGATAGTGGGTGGCCTCGCAACGGTTCTCAAATATATGGGAATTTTTCCGGTAAATACCTTCACAGAAAATTCATTCCAAGTAGGTATGGCGATCGAAGTTTTACTGATGGCCTTTGGACTTGGCGACAGAATCTCCGTGGTTCGCAAAGAAAAAGACAAAATCCAACTCAAAGCAGAAATCAACAAACAAAAGTTAATTGCTTATGGCAAAGAACTCAAATTAGCCCAAAAACTACAAGAGTCCACACTCCCCCAAATCCTACCCAAATTTCCTGGCCTTGTGATCAAAACTGGATATTTTCCGGCTTCTTTGGTGGGTGGGGATTTTTATGATCTCACCGTATTTGGCAAACATCAAATCTGTTGTTTGATTGCGGATGTAACCGGTCACGGTGTACCAGCTGCGATCGAAGCCGCCATGTTAAAAATTGCCTATATGCAAACCTTGGCTTTTGCCAACAAACCTGGAAAGGTTTTGGAAAGTATCAATGTTTCCCTTGTTGGTAATTATAAAAATCAATTTCTCACTGCGAGTGCCCTTTTTATCGACTTGGATTTGAAATTGTTGAAGGTCTCAAATGCAGGACATCCCGCCTTATACAAGTTTAACGAAAGTTCTACATCCATTGAAGTGATCCGACCCAAAGGAAAACTCATTGGATTTTCAAAAGATGTCCAATATCCAGAAGAAACTCACAAACTAACAACAGGTGATAAAATTTTATTATTTACCGATGGAATTTGGGATTTGTGGGAAAACGGCGACTCGGGAGAAGAGGAATTACTGCGTTGGTTACTGGTTAGAAAAGCTGAATCCGTAGAATCTTTGTATGGTGGGATAGATGAACACATTCGCCTACGGAACAAAGAAGGTCCCGCAGACGATGATATAACATTTATTCTATTTGAAATTACTTAA